A genome region from Anastrepha obliqua isolate idAnaObli1 chromosome 4, idAnaObli1_1.0, whole genome shotgun sequence includes the following:
- the LOC129245547 gene encoding uncharacterized protein LOC129245547 yields MCKMIVQLLSFLCIILCSAQTVHSCQLFVRDPSPLFSKTFGSKNITFRSTENHIKLNKGESIQAYCGSGIVVETNYNDQRHNQHKMASFFCDENNYIQIRGLDFGRTEEYTIYCSSSSSSSLYESKKQLPNCDEALSYGIGEKIPLIGTIIKLAICYDIETFALKYANYIAYEKKDILISPEQSVNSELGVELEQKVDDLQNYFNFMSQQSFNISRDREPNTFFRAFSFDFESILQDEQLRKQLDKWTYIFNIMWWSQLRQNNWRFFLDALKERANSEKYMVFVGSYGNATMPITRSSSDPPEELAVQSYGLKVTAPMYVWAYVKLLSPSKAEEFVVIGHNSPYVKSPDHTEFCTTDICDSILWLKESKFGHLRRVPTLGYTFCCRAEEVAKIIDNFPMPKGALETTTAAAVNLTTSMTFL; encoded by the exons GCTCAAAAAACATCACTTTCAGATCCACCGAAAACCATATAAAGCTTAACAAGGGTGAATCTATACAGGCATACTGCGGTAGTGGCATAGTCGTTGAAACAAA CTACAATGACCAGAGACACAATCAGCACAAAATGGCTTCATTTTTTTGtgatgaaaataattatattcaGATCAGAGGACTAGATTTTGGCAGAACAGAAGAATATACAATCTATTGCTCCTCGTCATCTAGTTCAAGCCTTTacgaaagcaaaaaacaattgCCTAATTGTGATGAAGCCCTGAGCTAtggaattggtgaaaaaattcccTTAATTGGAACGATTATTAAGCTTGCGATATGCTATGACATTGAAACATTTGCATTGAAGTATGCCAACTACATAGCATACGAGAAAAAGGATATTTTGATTTCTCCCGAG caaagtgTAAATAGCGAACTGGGGGTGGAACTCGAACAAAAGGTTGACGATCTTCAAAATTACTTCAATTTTATGAG TCAACAATCTTTTAATATCTCCAGAGATAGGGaaccaaatacatttttcagaGCTTTCAGCTTTGATTTTGAAAGCATTCTTCAAGATGAACAGTTACGCAAACAGCTCGATAAATGgacttatatttttaatataatgtgGTGGAGCCAATTGCGCCAAAACAATTGGCGTTTTTTCCTCGATGCCTTAAAGGAACGGgcaaattctgaaaaatatatGGTGTTTGTTGGATCTTACGGGAACGCAACTATGCCCATAACAAGAAGCTCTAGCGACCCACCGGAGGAGTTGGCAGTGCAATCATATGGCTTAAAAGTTACGGCGCCAATGTACGTCTGGGCATATGTGAAATTACTTTCACCCAGTAAGGCAGAGGAATTCGTAGTAATCGGACACAATTCTCCCTAC GTGAAATCTCCAGATCATACCGAATTTTGTACGACTGATATTTGCGATAGTATTTTATGGCTGAAGGAAAGCAAATTTGGCCATCTTCGGCGTGTACCCACATTGGGCTACACGTTTTGTTGTCGGGCAGAAGAGGTAGCGAAGATAATAGATAATTTTCCTATGCCTAAAGGAGCACTCGAAACAACCACCGCAGCTGCCGTAAACCTTACCACGTCaatgacatttttataa
- the LOC129244945 gene encoding uncharacterized protein LOC129244945 isoform X1 yields the protein MERLKLFEIDLIYFLLVIFTGFKVVSPCQLNVESPLPIFTKQFLTKKIVFKPHGASLQLQPGESITAYCNIGIMYRYNQASSNRYDYNFNGNGIRNQNLEVNTVEVICEANNQIGIKGKLSSSSNQFTIYCASPSTYDLYESKKALTNCENYANYAIGVPLQTAGIENDIKAGICYDLDRFELKFVNFVAYLNSDVAVFDNNKQTSELSIDLDKKISSLTNYFAFMSDSTFNESRDSFRIGNKLFNAFEFDLASLFQDEPLNTELKNFAYIFNIMWWRQLRQQNWRYFLDALRARTQASKYLVYMGTYGNATIPSAQGNCSSFQSEVVSVRKDKEAVSAPAYIWMYLKSLTHADEQEIVVIAHNSPYVMEPEHSEFCSVDLCDEVEWLQNSAFGNLRRLPTLGYTFCCRPEEVAKVIDYFPLPIDEIEISSLTKNNSSAEKV from the exons ATGGAAaggttaaaattatttgaaatcgatttaatatattttttgttggtgaTATTCACAGGATTTAAAGTAGTATCGCCGTGCCAGCTGAACGTCGAAAGTCCCTTGCCTATATTTACAAAGcaatttctaacaaaaaaaattgttttcaagccACATGGAGCATCACTACAATTACAACCTGGAGAGTCGATTACGGCATATTGTAATATCGGGATAATGTACAGGTATAATCAAGCTTCTTCCAATCG ttacGATTATAATTTTAATGGAAACGGGATTCGCAATCAAAACTTAGAAGTAAATACGGTAGAAGTCATCTGTGAGGCAAACAACCAAATTGGCATTAAAGGCAAGCTGAGCTCCAGTTCTAATCAGTTCACTATTTACTGCGCATCCCCATCGACATATGATCTTTATGAAAGTAAAAAAGCTTTAACTAATTGCGAAAACTATGCGAATTATGCGATCGGTGTGCCGCTTCAGACAGCCGGGATTGAAAATGACATCAAAGCTGGTATCTGCTATGATCTTGATAGATTTGAACTTAAATTTGTTAACTTTGTGGCGTATTTGAATAGCGACGTTGCCGTCTTTGACAAT AATAAACAAACCAGTGAACTATCCATTGACCTGGACAAAAAGATTAGTAGCCTCACAAACTATTTTGCATTCATGAG TGACTCGACTTTTAACGAATCTAGAGACAGCTTCCGAATAGGGAATAAACTCTTCAATGCTTTTGAATTCGATTTAGCCAGTCTATTTCAAGATGAGCCTTTGAATACTGAACTCAAAAATTTCgcttatattttcaatataatgTGGTGGCGTCAGTTGCGCCAACAAAACTGGCGCTACTTTCTCGATGCGCTCCGCGCACGCACACAAGCCAGCAAGTATCTCGTTTATATGGGCACGTATGGCAATGCCACCATACCTTCGGCACAAGGTAATTGCAGCTCATTTCAAAGCGAAGTGGTGTCTGTGCGAAAAGATAAAGAGGCTGTCTCAGCACCAGCATATATCTGGATGTATTTGAAGTCCTTAACACACGCAGATGAGCAAGAAATCGTGGTTATTGCACACAATTCGCCTTAC GTGATGGAGCCGGAACACAGTGAATTCTGCAGTGTCGATTTGTGCGACGAAGTTGAGTGGTTGCAAAATAGTGCTTTCGGAAATTTACGACGCTTGCCAACACTCGGCTATACTTTCTGTTGCCGCCCTGAGGAGGTGGCGAAGGTTATTGATTATTTCCCTCTGCCAATCGACGAAATCGAAATAAGTTCGCttacaaaaaacaacagcagTGCGGAAAAAGTTTAA
- the LOC129244945 gene encoding uncharacterized protein LOC129244945 isoform X2, whose translation MERLKLFEIDLIYFLLVIFTGFKVVSPCQLNVESPLPIFTKQFLTKKIVFKPHGASLQLQPGESITAYCNIGIMYSYDYNFNGNGIRNQNLEVNTVEVICEANNQIGIKGKLSSSSNQFTIYCASPSTYDLYESKKALTNCENYANYAIGVPLQTAGIENDIKAGICYDLDRFELKFVNFVAYLNSDVAVFDNNKQTSELSIDLDKKISSLTNYFAFMSDSTFNESRDSFRIGNKLFNAFEFDLASLFQDEPLNTELKNFAYIFNIMWWRQLRQQNWRYFLDALRARTQASKYLVYMGTYGNATIPSAQGNCSSFQSEVVSVRKDKEAVSAPAYIWMYLKSLTHADEQEIVVIAHNSPYVMEPEHSEFCSVDLCDEVEWLQNSAFGNLRRLPTLGYTFCCRPEEVAKVIDYFPLPIDEIEISSLTKNNSSAEKV comes from the exons ATGGAAaggttaaaattatttgaaatcgatttaatatattttttgttggtgaTATTCACAGGATTTAAAGTAGTATCGCCGTGCCAGCTGAACGTCGAAAGTCCCTTGCCTATATTTACAAAGcaatttctaacaaaaaaaattgttttcaagccACATGGAGCATCACTACAATTACAACCTGGAGAGTCGATTACGGCATATTGTAATATCGGGATAATGTACAG ttacGATTATAATTTTAATGGAAACGGGATTCGCAATCAAAACTTAGAAGTAAATACGGTAGAAGTCATCTGTGAGGCAAACAACCAAATTGGCATTAAAGGCAAGCTGAGCTCCAGTTCTAATCAGTTCACTATTTACTGCGCATCCCCATCGACATATGATCTTTATGAAAGTAAAAAAGCTTTAACTAATTGCGAAAACTATGCGAATTATGCGATCGGTGTGCCGCTTCAGACAGCCGGGATTGAAAATGACATCAAAGCTGGTATCTGCTATGATCTTGATAGATTTGAACTTAAATTTGTTAACTTTGTGGCGTATTTGAATAGCGACGTTGCCGTCTTTGACAAT AATAAACAAACCAGTGAACTATCCATTGACCTGGACAAAAAGATTAGTAGCCTCACAAACTATTTTGCATTCATGAG TGACTCGACTTTTAACGAATCTAGAGACAGCTTCCGAATAGGGAATAAACTCTTCAATGCTTTTGAATTCGATTTAGCCAGTCTATTTCAAGATGAGCCTTTGAATACTGAACTCAAAAATTTCgcttatattttcaatataatgTGGTGGCGTCAGTTGCGCCAACAAAACTGGCGCTACTTTCTCGATGCGCTCCGCGCACGCACACAAGCCAGCAAGTATCTCGTTTATATGGGCACGTATGGCAATGCCACCATACCTTCGGCACAAGGTAATTGCAGCTCATTTCAAAGCGAAGTGGTGTCTGTGCGAAAAGATAAAGAGGCTGTCTCAGCACCAGCATATATCTGGATGTATTTGAAGTCCTTAACACACGCAGATGAGCAAGAAATCGTGGTTATTGCACACAATTCGCCTTAC GTGATGGAGCCGGAACACAGTGAATTCTGCAGTGTCGATTTGTGCGACGAAGTTGAGTGGTTGCAAAATAGTGCTTTCGGAAATTTACGACGCTTGCCAACACTCGGCTATACTTTCTGTTGCCGCCCTGAGGAGGTGGCGAAGGTTATTGATTATTTCCCTCTGCCAATCGACGAAATCGAAATAAGTTCGCttacaaaaaacaacagcagTGCGGAAAAAGTTTAA